The nucleotide window aaacacaaacacACACACATAGTAATTCCAACAGCAGAGAATGCCAGTAAATATCAAAGCCGTGATGCACTATCCAGTTGGAATTTACCCTTGGCGAATgaaaaccctatattcccaaatGCTCTTATCAAAAACCCTTGAACAGGCTAATAACAAATATTGGAGcgaaataacatatgagaaagaGAGGATTAAGGATTTTACGTTCTCTGCTATCGAGCGAAAAACTTCGCTGCCCCAGTGAGTTAAATGGGCTCGCCGAGAAAAGCAATTCCTTTTCTTATTTTTTCTGGTTATCTGTAGCCAGACAGACCGTTATGATAACCGAAATGGGCCAAATCGGAGAAACAGATATGATATGACTAGAATGTACTTTTTTTTTTGGCTTAATTACAAAAAAGTCTTTCTGCTTTAATtaaaatcagattgatcaaatTAAATATTGACAAGGAAAaagaatttataaaaaattacttataaattataatatagaaGGAAAGAATTAAATGGGTACAGAAATTGCaattgaaataatttaatttaaattattttgaaataatatttatagtaagattaaaattttaatttatgttaattatatttttaacattttCTTTTGTAGAAAAGAATTTTAGGtgaaaaaattgtaattcaatgtggtgtaaaataaattaattttaatttaatttaattaaaattatattagcaTAAAATTCttcatattaattaaattaaatatataaaaatattttgatcAGTTTACTAGTTTGCTTCATTACTGTTGTTATATTTTACAATAGAAAACAATAGTTAGGCCCATTACCCAATCGTGGAATTAAATCAAAACTTCAAATCATGGGTTGATCCAGCCCAAGCTGTAAAAGAGAATCCATCATGGTCCATACGCAGGAGATACGAAAATTCCATACCCAGCCGCACCCAAAAAAATATCCCACTCAGAGACAGCATTATCCGCAATCAGATGCCGAACAActaagggaaagagagagagcaTTCTGCTTCAATTATCTGAACAGAAGCAAAAGCAACTTCCACCATGAAGTGTATTCAATTTCAGTCTTCATTTCCTTCCTTACATCCACAAACCAAGCAGAAGCACCAGCAGCAGAAACTGAAGACACAGAAATGGCTATGCCCTTATACCCAAAGAATACCAGCAAGGACCAGGGCTATTATTAACCCTCTCATTCTTGCTGACACTTCCCCATCTAAAGGAGGAGACATATCTGTCCTCCTTCAAACTGGGTGAGTTAACATGTAGatcaaaatttcatcaatttctcagTGGGGTTGGACtcatttctctctttttttttatgtcgCAGTGGTTTGCTTCTGTTTGCGTATGGGATAGCCAACTTTGTGGTGCCGGCCTTCATTTCCAAACAATATGAATTGGATGAGGAAACTAAAGAAGATTCAATGCCTGATAAGGATGGCTCCATAGATGGTGAGGAGGATGGTATGACCAAGCGACAATCACTAAGAAAGAAACGAGGCTTCCAAGGCACTAGGACATGATTACATGTAAGGGAGACGATACCATGATGGCTAATAATgtcttctttattattattattgatcctCCAGAAAAATTTCCGATTATTTTTTCATTTACTTATAACAACTAAAACTGTAAAAGGCAGcaaatttctttttgttttttttggaACAAataaaggagagagagagagagagagagagagagagagagagagttaaatGCAAATATGCAACATCAGCAACAAGTCCAATTCATGAAGAAAAAACTCTATATTTCATTTCTCCATTACTTATGGACATAGGGAAATAAAGtttccaaaataatttacaatttcaagCAAGATACAGCTTAGGCCAAAAAAAAAGGGAGGTCAAAATGTATTACGGGTTAACAATTGTCCACTCATTTTCATCTGGACTACTAGAACTTGTGTCACTCGCGGATGCACTCTCAGGCTTAGGAGGCTTCTTAGAAAACAAAGATGATTTGCCATCAAAGAAATTAGAGAATGGTTGACGAGGTGAAATCTCTGAATTCGTATCTTTAAATGACTGTTTTCTCAGGTTTCTATCCTTGCTGCCAAAGTTCAGGCCAAGCTTCTTAAACCTACTTTTGGGTTCACCTGCAGTGACAGCGGTGGTTCCTTCCGTCTGGTTTACTGCCTTTAGGACTTCCTCAGGATTGAGCAGTATTTTCTCCATTGTTTCATACACCTAAACCAGAAACTGATAATATTAGAATAAGTTATAATTTATCAAAATCATCATGCATCATTTTTATGTTAAGTATGAAAAGAGTTACAGAAGAGAAAGATTGTAAACTACTTTTGTATAATAAATTTTGGATAAGAAAACCTTGGCAATGCTAATTATTAGCATAATGAGAGAAGAAAAGCAGAAAAATGGTGCAAATTGGTTATTGTGCATGAGCTGTATGCACATATATGTGCTCTACATGGGCTGCTTCCATATGGCAAACAGATCCTAAGGAAACGATTTAATGCCATTGCATTTTGAATAGCATTTGAAATTGCCCTTCATTCAATTCATTAACATGCTAAACACAAGGGTTCAGCTTCGCCTGAATGACTTGGCAAAAGCTAAAGATGCATGCAATTATCGATCACCTCAGGACTAAGATAAACTACCTGACAGAGATCATCAACTTTCTCACTCCAGCTGCTTCCTTGAAAAGAGAAAACAATGTAGTCTTTGCACTTGTTAAACAGCTCTGACAGATCATTGTTGCTGGAGAGTTTAGACTCAGCCATTACAAATCCTAATCCAAGCTGAAATTTTCAGAACAATGGACATTGTTAGCACCACAAACATATATGTTGACTGATTGAGAATT belongs to Hevea brasiliensis isolate MT/VB/25A 57/8 chromosome 4, ASM3005281v1, whole genome shotgun sequence and includes:
- the LOC110640749 gene encoding uncharacterized protein LOC110640749 encodes the protein MKCIQFQSSFPSLHPQTKQKHQQQKLKTQKWLCPYTQRIPARTRAIINPLILADTSPSKGGDISVLLQTGGLLLFAYGIANFVVPAFISKQYELDEETKEDSMPDKDGSIDGEEDGMTKRQSLRKKRGFQGTRT